The sequence ACCGGCCGATCGGCGCGGATTCGCGCGGATGACCTTCGCAGGTGTGCGTTTTGGTATGCGTTGGGCGCTTTTTAACCCCTCAAGCCAGAAAAACCCTAGGAAACAGCCTAGAATTCGCATTGGAGGCGAGGGTCGGAATCGAACCGACGAATGCAGCTTTTGCAGAGCCGTGCCTTACCACTTGGCTACCCCGCCATCACGCGTGCCGGGAAATCTAAGGAACTCTCCCGTCAGCGCAAGCTCTTGTTTTGAGTTTTTAGTAAAGTTTCGAGTTCGCTGAACTTGCCAGCTGAGGCCGGGCCCCGTTTTTCAATTAACGCGCTGCGAAATCAAGGACGGTGATGTGCGTGTTTTTGCCAAAAGGTGCAGGGTATAAGTCGAAGGACGATTACGATCGGGGGTGGGTGTGAAACCCGCTCGACAGGGGTTTGGTGGGCGGGCTAGGTTTCTGGGGTCAAACAAATGGCTGAAGTGAATACATCGGCGGGTTCGCCTGCCCCTACATCGGCACCTGCGCCAGCACCTGGTCCCAGCAAGGGGAAGGTGTTCTTGCGCCGTCTGTTCAGCTCGGTGATGTTGTGGACGGTGGTGATTACGGCTTTGTTCTCCGGGAACAAAGTCATCTCGGATTGGTTCTTTGTCGGCATCATGACGTTGCTGGCGGTGACGGGGCTTCTGGAATTTTACGGGATGGTTGAGAAGCGCGGGTTGGTTTGCTTCAAAGGGTGGGGGGTGTTCGGCGGTGTTTTGCTGATGACGAGCACGTTCTTCTATGTCTCCGGATTCTTGGGACCGAAAGATCCGGCGCGTCCGGCGGATTTTGAATCCAGCATCATCGTCATCTTTGTGCTGGGGTTGTGTGTGAAGCAGTTCACGTCCAAGACGAATACAGCGGGCATTTTGGCGATTTCTACGACGTTGTTCGGCCTGATGTATGTGCCGTGGCTGTTGAATTTCGTGCAGAAGATCAATTACTTCCCGCGCATCAATGATAATGGGCATTGGTATGTGCTGTATTTCATTCTGGTGACGAAGTTCAGTGATTTGGGGGCGTATGTGACGGGGTCATTGATCGGGAAGCACAAGATGATTCCACGTATCAGTCCGGGGAAGACGTGGGAGGGGTTTGGCGGGGCGATCGTGATCTCGACGGGGGTGAGTGTGGCGTTTGCACACTTTGCGGCGGCGAAGCTGCCGGGGATGAACCTCATGCATGCGGTGATCTTGGGCATTATGCTGAGCATCGCGGCGGTGATCGGGGATCTGATCGAGTCTTTGTTCAAACGGGAGTCGGGGGTGAAGGACTCGGGAGCGTTCTTTCCGGGTATCGGTGGCATTCTGGATCTCTTGGACAGCATCCTTTTCAACGCACCGCTCATGTATCTTTATCTGCGTCATGTTTTGACGCATTGAGGTGGAGTACGCATTATCGCCGGGTTTTTCGCGCATGAAGAAAGTGGTTTTATTGGGCAGCACGGGTTCTATCGGCACCAGCACGATCAAGGTGGCGGAGGACTTGCCGGATCAATTTCAACTGGTGGGGCTGGCGGCAGGTAACAACGTGGAGTTGTTGCTGGAGCAGACGCGTCGGCACAAACCGGCGGCGATCTCTATCACCGATCCGGCCAAGGCGAAGGAGCTATCCAACCTGCTGGGCACGGCTTGCCAAGTTTATAGCGGCAATGAAGGTCTCTTGAAGCTGGCGACGATGCCGGGGGCGGACATCGTGCTCATAGCCATCGTCGGCACGGCGGGATTGCAACCGGCGTTGGCGGCGATTCGGGCGGGCAAGGACATCGCGGTGGCGTCCAAGGAAATCTTGGTGATGGCGGGCGAGATCGTGATGAACGAGGCCCGGAAGCATGGGGTGCGCGTCCTGGCGGTGGATAGCGAGCACTCGGCTATTTTCCAATGCTTGGATGATAAACCAGCCAATTCGGTGCGGGCCTTGTGGTTGACGGCTTCCGGCGGTCCTTTCCGGGATAAGACGGTGTGGCCGAAGGAGAAGTTTGCGGAGATCACACTGGAGAAGGCGCTCAAGCATCCTTCTTGGGTGATGGGGCGGAAGATCACAATCGATTCAGCCACCTTGTTCAACAAAGGGCTGGAGATGATCGAGGCGCGGTGGCTCTTTGATATCGAGATGCCCCGGGTGAAGGTGGTGGTGCATCCGCAGAGTATCGTGCATTCCATGGTGGAGTTTGTGGACGGGTCCATTATCGCCCAGCTTTCCACGCCGGACATGTGCCTGCCCATTCAATATGCGCTGAGCTATCCGAAGCGGATCGGCAGTGACCGGGTGCAGACGAACTTTGCGAAAATCGGCACGTTGACCTTTGAAGAGCCGGATGTGGAACGCTTTCCAGCGGTGCAACTTGCGCGTCGGGCAGGGGAGGTTGGCGGGACGTTGCCAGCGGTATTGAACGCGGCCAATGAAGTGGCGGTCGAAGCTTTTGTTAATCGCCAAATCAACTTTCCTCAAATCACAGGGCTGGTTGCGAAGGTGATGGACGCGCACAATGTCGTATCGCATCCGACTCTGGATCAAATACTTGCAGCCGATGCTTGGGCACGGCAGGAGGCGGCGCGCGGCTGACGAGGTTGCTGGCAAATCCGTGGTTTTACTAGGTTGCCAGTCGCTGGTGCGCCAGTATAGTCAATCCTGTGGCATTCACACCACGGGCGTATCCGTGGTGTAAACCCTATATGAGCATAGCTGGTGTCTTAAAATTTTTGTTCATCCTGTTTGAAGTGATCGTGCTCTTCAACTTGGTGATCATCGTGCATGAGCTGGGTCATTTCCTAGCGGCCAAGTGGCGCGGGCTGCATGTGGACCGGTTTGGCATCTGGTTCGGCAAGCCGATCTGGGAGAAGAAAATCGGCGGCGTGACCTATTGCTTGGGTTGCATCCCGGCGGGTGGCTTCGTTTCCCTACCGCAGATGGCACCGATGGAGGCGATCGAGGGCAAGATTGAAGGCCCGAAGGAGAATCTCCCGGAGATCTCGCCGATCGACAAGATCATCGTGGCGTTCGCAGGACCGTTGTTCAGTTTGCTGCTGGCGTTTGCTTTTGCTGTGATCGTATGGGGTATTGGGCGTCCGGTGAGCGAGAAGGAGACGACAACCATCGTGGGTTTTGCCCCGAAAGAGTTTCCGGCGGCACAAGCTGGCATCCAGGCTGGTGATAAAATCTTGGAGATCGATGGAGCGCCCGTGGACCGCTTCTCGGGTGTCAGCAAGCACAGCATCATGTGGCGGATCGTGAGCAGCGAAGGCGAGACGATCAATGTGAAGATACAACGCGGCGAGGTGGTGACGAATTTCGTGGTGGCACCGAGATTGCCGGAAACGAAGAGCTATGAGCGCAAGGGATTGCGACAGATCGGTGTGGAGCCTTCGCAGACGCCTGTTGTCGCGGGATTGGTAGAGCATGGACCGGCCTTGAAGGCGGGCTTGCAGATCAATGACGAGATCGTGGCGGTGAACGGGGTGAAAGTGTATCACCCGGCAGGTGTGGCCCAGCAACTCGCGCTGGCGAGCAACAATGTCTCGATGGTCACCGTGAAGCGTGCTGGTGCGGAAAAGACTTTGGAAGTGAAGCCGGCCAAGCCGATCAATTGGGACGAATTCAAGATCGGCATCGAATGGGATGCCACGGGGAAGATGTCCCTCATCCATCCGAATCCGATCGAGCAGGTAAAGGGTGGTATCGATTCCATGGTGGGCACGTTTGCTGCATTGTTCTCCCCGAAATCTGATATCAAGCCGCAGCATCTCTCGGGTCCAGTGGGCATCATGCGCATCTACTATCTGCTCTTCGAGAGCGATCAGGGCTGGCGCCTGGCCATCTGGTTCAGCGTGGTGTTGAACATCAATCTCGCCATCATGAACATGTTACCGGTGCCAGTCTTGGATGGTGGCCATATCACGCTGGCGTTGATCAATCTCATCAGTCGTCGCGAGGTAAGCCCGAAGATATTGAACTGGGTTTATCAGGGATGCGCGGTGATGGTGATCGGCTATATCATGTATGTCTCGTTCTATGATGTGCAGGATCTGAAACCGGATAAATCGGCTCCGCCGAAAGAAATGAAGTTTGCACCGGAGCCCAGTTCGTCTACGAATTCCCCGAAGTAGTCATGCAATATTGTTCCTCTCCATTCCAGTTCCAGCGCCGTCAGACCCGTGAAGTCGTGGTGGGTGATCCGGCGAACGGTGGCGTCATCATCGGTGGCAAGCACCCGGTGGTGAAGCAGTCCATGCTCACGTGCGATACGATGAACACGGCGCTCTGCGTGCAGCAGACGTTGGAGCTGGTGGCCGTGGGCTGCCAGATCGTGCGCATCACCGCACCGACGGTGAAGGACGCCGCGAACCTGCAGAACGTGGTGGCGGAATTGCGCGCCAAAGGATGCAACGTGCCGATCGTGGCGGACATTCATTTCAAACCAGATGCGGCGATGGAAGCGGTGAAGTGGGTGGAGAAGATCCGTATCAATCCCGGCAACTACGCGGACTCGAAGAAGTTCGCAATCAAGGAATATACGGACGAGGCGTATTTGGCCGAGCTGCAACGCATCGAAGAGAAATTCACGCCGTTGGTGCTGGAATGCAAACGCCTGAACCGGGCGATGCGCATCGGCACGAACCACGGCTCGCTCAGCGACCGTATCATGAACCGTTACGGCGATTCGCCGTTGGGCATGGTGGAGAGTGCGCTGGAGTTCGCCCGCATCTGCCGGAAGAATGATTTTCATAACTTCGTGTTCTCGATGAAGTCGAGCAATCCGAAGGTGATGATCGAGTGCTACCGCTTGTTGGTGGCGCGTCTCGCGAAGGAAGGTGCGGACTGGAATTATCCGATCCACCTCGGTGTCACTGAGGCGGGTGAGGGTGAAGATGGTCGTATCAAATCCGCCATCGGCATCGGCTCGCTGCTGTGCGATGGCTTGGGTGATACAATTCGGGTTTCCCTCACGGAAGATTCTCCGCGTGAGATCGCGGTGTGTAATGACTTGGTGGCGCAAATCCCGTTGCTGACGGCGAAGAACAATACCATTGGGCACACACAGTTCCCGTTTGATCCATTCCACTACGAGCGTCGGTTGACGCCGGAGACGGAGTTGAACGAAACGATCAAGTGCGGCGGTGAACAGACCGTGCGCGTGGTGGTGACGAAAGCGACGTGGGAGAAGGTCGCGCCGAAGATTTCGCCGAAGGCGGATGTGAAACCGGAAGCGGTGTATGAGGATCTGAACATCCTCGAACTCGATCCGACGCAGGAGATTTCCAGTGAAGCGATCAATTGCGATACGCAACTGGTGGCGGTGAAGGACGGCGTGCAGTTGCCCGTCATCACGGCGTATCGCCTGCTGGTGGCACAGTTGAAGCGTCTGGGCCGCAAGAACCCGATTCTGCTGAAGGATTGCCTGACGTTTGAACCGGTGCCGTTGCACCCGAATATCGCACTCTTGCGCGCGGCGGTGAACATCGGAGCGTTGCTGGCGGATGGCATCGGTGATGCGATCCTCGTGCGGGGGGAATCGGGCGCGGGACAATCGTTGCGGCTCGCTTACAATATTTTGCAGGCGGCGGGTTGCCGTTCGTTCAAGACGGATTACGTGGCGTGCCCGAGCTGCGGGCGAACGTTGTTCAATCTCCAGACGGTCACGGCGCGCATCAAGGCGCGCACGGAACATCTGAAGGGCGTGAAGATCGCGATCATGGGTTGCATCGTGAACGGGCCGGGCGAGATGGCGGATGCGGACTTCGGTTACGTGGGCGGGGCACCGAACAAGATCAATCTCTACGTAGGCAAGACGCCGGTGAAGTTCAACATTCCCGAGGCGGAAGCCGTGGAACGTCTGGTGGATCTTATCCGCGAGCATGGCAAGTGGGTGGAACCGCAGCTCGAAGAAGCGGCGGCGAACTAAGGGAACGCGTGGGATTGCTGCAAACCATCTTCGGCTACAAAGACCCGGCACAGCAATGGCCGGTGGTGGGCGGGCAGAAGGTGGTCTTTGATTTCGACAAGAATACGCTTAACGGCGTGGGCCTTCATGCGCCGTGGACGGCGCTGGAGGTATTCGGCAAGCCGGAGCTGAAGCGGCGCAAGGTGGAGGATTCGCTGGTCTATCTTTCACGCGGGTTCAGTGCGGACCTTTATCAAGGGAGTGTCGCCAGCTATAGTTTCGTGTGGAATGACTACCTGCGGCAGGGGTTTCAACCGTTTCAAGGGGTGTTCCGCTTCAAGGGCAAAGAGCTGCATCTGGATGGCGATACAACGGAGAAGGAGATCGAATCGATTTTTGATGATGAGTATTGGCGGGATGAGGGGAAGGACGAGATCGTCCTATTCTACGAGATGGAAGGGGCGGAGTGGCAGTTCGAGCTGGATCAGGAAGGTTTTTTGAAGACGTGTCTGATCCTGGCGTATCCGGTGCTGGCGGATGAGTTTCAGCGGGAGGCTTACAAGGTGACGAAGCCGTGGCCGACTTGGGGTTGAAGATTTTTGACAGGATTAATAGGATTTACGGGATGGGGAGCGTAATGCGTAATGCGTAATGCGTAACTGAAAGACATCGAATGCCCAACTTTCAACATCGGAAGTGAGAGATGAGGAAGGTCGGAGGGGAAGGGGGATTTGATTCGTCGGAGGGCAACTTACTGCCGGCTAGAAGCGCGGCAGCACGGGGCTTTGGGTTTCGTCGGGAAAGAAAAAGGCCGCACAGTGATGTGCGGCCGGTTGTTTTTACGATGATAAGCAGTTGGCTTAGGCCACGGCGGTTTGAGCGGTCAGTTTCGCGAGGCCTTCGTGGCCTTTGCGGAGGATGCGCTCGGTGGTGGTCCAGTCGATGCAGGCATCGGTGATGGAGACGCCGTATTTCAGATCGGCAGGGGCTTTGAGCGCCTGGCTGCCTTCGCTGAGGAAGCTCTCGACCATCACACCGGTGATGTATTGATTTCCTTCCGCGCGTTGGGCGATGACGCTATTCCAGACTTCTTCCTGCTTCGCGTGTTGCTTGCCGGAGTTGGCGTGGCTGCAATCTACCATCAGGCGGGGCGGAAGCTTGGCCTTGTTCAGCGCGGTCACGGCCTCGGCGATGCTCTCGGCATCGTAGTTCGTGCGGACACGGCCACCGCGCAGCACCACGTGGCCATCGGGATTGCCGGTGGTGGAGATGATGCTGGTGAAGCCATCGGGATCGATGCCGAGGAAGCTGTGCGCGCTACGCGCCGCAGTCATGGCGTCGATGGCGGTTTGCAGGCTGCCATCGGTGCCGTTCTTGAAGCCGACGGGCATGGAGAGGCCGCTGGCCATCTCGCGATGGGTTTGCGATTCCGTGGTGCGCGCGCCGATCGCGGCCCAACTGATGAGCTCGGCGAGGTATTGCGGCACGATGGGATCGAGGAACTCCGTCGCGGCAGGCAGGCCGAGTTCATTGATCTGCAAGAGCAGTTTGCGTCCGACTTTCAGGCCAGCTTCGATGTCATACGTGCCGTTCAGGTGCGGATCGTTGATCAGACCTTTCCAGCCGATGGTGGTGCGCGGTTTCTCGAAGTAAACGCGCATCACGATGCACAGGCGGTCGCTCAATTCCTGCTGCAGTTTCACGAGGCGGGCGGCGTAATCCAGCGCGGCGGACGGATCGTGAATGGAGCAGGGGCCGAGGATGACCAGCAGGCGCGGGTCTTCGCCACGCAAGATGGCGCGGACGGCTTCGCGACCTTTGACGACGGTCTGTTCCGCCTTCTGGCTGAGCGGCAACTGGGCTTTCAGCGCATTGGGCGAGAGCAAGCGTTTGGTCTCCTGTACGTGCAGGTTATTGATCGGCTGCATGACAACTAATATGGCCTTTGGCCGGGACTACTTCCACGCGGGGTTTTCCGGCAGGCAGGCGTCGAATTCCTTAACCAGTGCGGTCTCGTATTCGCCTGCATAGGTGCCCTTGAAGAAGCGGTCGAGCGCTTCGTTGTGCAGGCGTTCCCAGGAGGCTTCTTCTTTGCCGGGGTTGATGGGGAAGAACAGCGCGCCGTTTTTCTTGGCGGCGTTGAAATCGCCCGGGGCGTCACCGATCATGAGGATCTTGGTGGGGGCGTATTTGTCCTTCGCAGCAAATTTGATGTGCTCGGTCTTCGTGCCCATCTCCTGACCGGCGATGATCTTCACGAACTTCTCGATGCCGTGCTCGCTCCACTCGCGTTGGAGGGCGTCCACGGGCGTCTGGCTGATGCACATGGCATCCGCCTGAGCGTTGATTTTGGCGAGGCATTCGCGGACGAGCGGGAAGGGGGGCACACCATGGACGAGGTCCAGCACGGTGTCATTGACGGCGTCCGACCAGACTTTGACCTGGTCGAGGCCGCGATTGCCGTTCTTCACTTCGGCGGCGAGGGTCGCATTGCCGAGCTTGGTTTCACGGGCGATCCATTCATCGAGTGCTTTGGTGTCAGCGATCTTGACGCCACGGGCGTTGACCTGCGGACGTTCACGCAGGAGGTTCAAGGCGCGGACGAGGGCCGGGAAACGGTTGGCCCCACGGGTCTTGGAGTAAAGGTTCACAAACGCCCAGGTTTCACGGGCGTATTTGCTGACGGCTTGGAGGTGGAAATGCTTGATGAACATGGGGGCAAAGCACTCCTGGTGCTTGATCTCCATGCTGTCAAAGATGCAGCCGTCAGAATCAATGCCGACGAAGAATTCTTTCGAGGGCTTAAAATCGCGCAATACTTGTGCCGGATCGCTCATAAATAGAGGGCAAGATAGGAGGGCAAGCCGGGCAAAGAGTCAAATACGTTTTAAAGGCAAAAAACGAGGGGTTTTGCCCGGAATGACTCATGACGAAGTACGAATGACGAAGGGGAAAACTTCGAACATCGAACTTCTAACATCGACCAGCGAGAAGATGGGAAGGTTTTGGCTCCATATTGTGCATATAGCGCACGGAGGCTTAACGGTATTTTGAGAGGCGGGCAGGGTAGGACGTGAGATGCAGTGCGATGGGGTTATAGGAGGTTGGTTTGGAGAACTGCGCTCCAAAAGTGCATGTGGGTTCGATAATCTTGCATGGCGGAGTCGGGGACGAATGGGTATGGTGAAGGCATTGAAATCCCTATGGTGAGCTGTAATGCAATAGCGCTGGTGAAGCGCGTGAGTTGGTTGCTGGTTTTGCTTTCGCTGGCCGCTTCAAGCGAGGCGGCGGAGAAGAAGGCGGGCAAGGTGGATTATCAGCGCGATGTGCGACCCATCATCTCGGCCAAATGTTACCATTGTCACGGGCCGGATGAGGGGACGCGCGAAGCGAAGTTGCGCTTGGATATCCGGGAGGAGGCGGTGAAGGATCGCAAGGGGTCGTTCGCAATCAAGCCGGGTGATATCAAGAACAGTGAGGTGTATGCGCGCATCATCACGACGGATGAGGATGATATCATGCCGCCGAAGAAGACGGGGCATCCGCTGACGGCGGAGGAGATCGAGACGCTGAAGCGGTGGATCCAGCAGGGCGCGGTGTATGAGGATCATTGGGCGTTCAGCAAACCGACGTTACCTAAGGTGCCGGAGACGCGGAGTTCCAAACGGTGGGCGGCGAATGGGGTGGATCATTTTATTTTTGAGCAGTTGGAAGAGAAGGGGTTGAAGCCATCGGCGCAGGCGGATCGTTATACATTGATCCGGCGGTTGTCGCTGGATCTGGTGGGTTTGCCGCCGACACCGCAGGAGGTGGAGGCGTTTGTGAATGACAAGTCGCCGAATGCGTATGAGAAGCTGGTGGATCGTCTGCTGGCCTCGCCGCATTACGGGGAGAAGTGGGCGCGGATGTGGCTGGACTTGGCGCGTTATGCGGATTCAGCGGGTTACGGTTCCGATCCATTGCGATTGAACATCTGGCCGTATCGCGACTGGGTGATCAATGCCTTCAACCGCAATCTGCCGTATGACCAGTTCACCATTGAGCAACTGGCGGGTGATCTGCTGCCAAAGCCGACACGGGAACAATTGGTGGCGACAGCGTTTCATCGCAACACGATGACGAACACGGAGGGCGGCACGGATGATGAGGAGTTTCGCGTGGCGGCGGTGAAGGATCGCGTAGGGACGACCTCGCAGGTGTGGATGGGCCTGACGATGAATTGCGCGCAATGTCACACGCATAAGTTCGATCCAATCTCGCACAAGGAATATTACCAGTTCTTCGCGTTCTTCAACCAGACGGAGGACACGGACAAGCCGGATGAGTTTCCGACGATGCCGTTACCGACGGCAGATGAGACGGCGAAGACGGAGAAGATACATAGCGAGATTGTAGCGCTGGAGAAACAGATGTCGGTGACGACGCCGGAACTGCTCACGGAATTGGCGCAGTGGGAGAAGGCACAGCAGGCGGGTGTGAAATGGACGACGCTGAACGCGGTGGAGGCGAAGGCGAAATCCAACATGGAACTGGTGGTGCAATCGGATCAATCGATCCTCGCGAAGGACAGCAAGGCGGAGACGGATACTTACACGGTGACATGGCGCTTGAATGAAAAGGGCGTAACGGCGGTGCGCTTGGAGGCGTTGCTGGATGCGAGCTTGCCGGGACAGGGGCCGGGTCGCGCGGGTGGGAATTTTGTGCTGAGCGATGTGAAGCTGACGGTGAAGGCATCCGAGAAGGCGGTACCGCAGGCGCGGTTTGTGCGCGTGGAGATCGCGGGGAAAGAAAAGGTGCTTTCGCTGGCGGAGGTGCAGGTATTCAGCGGCGGGAAGAATATCGCGCAGGGGAAGGCGGCGAAGCAATCGAGTACAACATACGATGGCGCGGCGGGTTACGCGGTGGATGGGAATACGGACGGGAAATTTGATTTGAAATCCACGTCGCACGCGGGACCGGAAGAGAATCCGTGGTGGGAAGTGGACCTCGGCGAAGTGCAGACGGTAGAGCGCGTGACGGTGTGGAATCGCACAGATGGGAACGTGGGCAATCGGCTGAATGGGGCGCGGGTGATCGCGTTGGATGCGGCGCGCAAGCCGGTGTGGGAAACGACGGTGAGCGAAGCGCCGAAGACGAGCGTGGAGTTCGCGACGAACGGGGAGCGGGCCATCGCGCTGAAGAATGCGTCAGCGGATCACAGCCAGCAGGATTATGAGGTGGCGAAGGCGATCGATGCAGACAAGAAGACGGGGTGGGCGATCGGTGGCGAAGTCGGCAAGGCGCATGCGGCGGTGTTTGAACTGGGCAGTGCATTGACGGAGGGCGAGGGGTCGATTGTCACGCTGACGCTGGAACAGAATTACGGGAGCAAACATCTGCTCGGGAAGTTCCGCTTGCAGGCGACGACGCAGAAGACGCCGGTGCGAGAATTACCGAAGAACATTCTGGCGATCCTCGCAGTCGAGGCCGGAAAACGGAGTGAGGCACAGCAAGCGGCGTTACTGGATTATTACCGGCCGATGTCGGCTTCGCTGGCGAAGGTGAACACGCAGCTCGCACAGAAACGGAAGGACTTGGCGGCGATCAAACCGTTGGTGCTGCCGATCATGAAGGAGTTAGGTGTGGATAAGAAGCGCACTTCTACGATCTTCAACAAGGGCAACTTCCTTGACCCGGGGGCGAAGGTGGAAGCGGAGTTCATGGCGAAATTCGCGCCGCCGAGTGCCTCGGTGCCACGGAATCGCCTCGGGGTGGCGGAGTGGTTGGTGAGCCGGGAAAATCCACTCACGGCGCGGGTGCAGGTGAATCGCGTGTGGTCGCAATTGTTTGGTCGCGGGCTGGTGCTGACGGAAGAAGATTTCGGCACGCAGGGGACGATGCCAACGCATCGAGAATTGCTCGACTGGCTGGCGGTGGAGTTCATGGACAAAGGGTGGGACATGAAGGCGTTCACCAAGCTGTTGGTGATGTCCTCGACGTATCGGCAGTCGTCCGTGGTGAGCGAGCAGGCGCGGGCGAAGGATCCGTTGAATGAGTTGCTGTCGCATTATCCACGGCGTCGTTTGGATGCGGAGGGCGTGCGGGATCAGGCACTGGCGTTGAGTGGGTTGTTGAGCAGCAAGATCGGCGGGCCATCGGTGTATCCGCCGCAGCCGGATGGGTTGTGGCGTGCGGCGTTCAATGGTCAACGGAGTTGGACGACGAGCACGGGCGAGGACCGGTATCGGCGCGGGCTCTATACGTTCTGGCGGCGCACGGTGCCGTATCCGAGCATGGCAACATTCGATGCGCCGAGCCGCGAGAATTGCACGATGCGGCGTTTGCCCACGAACACGCCATTGCAAGCGTTCGTGACGATGAATGACCCGGCGTTCGTGGAGATGTCGCAGGCATTGGGACGGCGCATCCAGAAGGAAGGCGGCAGCACGGTGGAGGAACGGATGAAATATGCGCTCACGTTGTGTCTGTCACGACCACCGCAAGCGGAGCAGGTGAAGGCGTTGGTGCAATTGTATCAAAGCGAGCTGGAGCATTATCGCACGGACGTAGAAGCGGCGAAAAAATTGGCGACGGGCGCGGATGGGAAAGTGATGAGCGGCGACACAGCGGAGCAGGCGGCGTGGACGGTGGTGGGGAATGTGTTGTTGAACCTGGATGGGGTGTTGGCGAAGGGGTGAGGTTTTTTTAACCGCAGATGAACACAGATAGACACAGATGGGGGAAAGAAGCAGGGAAGCCAGATGGCCAGAAGCTTTATGCCTCACCAGCAGCAGAGAGAGCGGCTTGGGCTAAGGCTTCGCTGATGTGGAAACTGTGTTCGGTGCGCAGGGAGTCCAGTAGTGGTTTGAGGGCAGAGATTTTACCGGCGTTTTTGGCGGCGAGCAAAATACCCAAGGTGCCAGCGGGCTTGAGGCCTAAACGCACGGCCGCACGGCGTCCAGCGGCATCGTCTATCAGAATGGTGGTGGCACCGGTTTCCAAAGCTAACAAGATCGCAGCGGCTTCTCCGGCATCCAGCTCTGAGGTTAACAGTGGCGTGAGCGGACCGGTGGATGGATGTTTGATGATGATCCATCCAGCAGAAACTGCGGCACGCAGTTCAGCAGCTCCTTTTAAGGCTGCGTTGGCATCAGCTACTTCGTGGAAAACTTGGTCTGGGATCAGGAGCTGCGAATATAGCTGGCGCAGCAAATCGAATTGCCGGATGGCGGCCAGGAAAACGATGACCGAGGAATCACTGACGATGGGTGAATTCGCGGGCATGAGCGAGGTCTTGGGCCAGTTCGGTTTCGCCGTAGTGCATGGGGACGTGACGACGGGCAAGTGTTTCCGTCATGGTTTGACGGGAAATTCCGGCCAGTTCGGCAGCCTTGCCCAAGCCCAAGATTTCTTGCGCGTAAAAAGAAATGGCAAGTTCGAGCT is a genomic window of Verrucomicrobiia bacterium containing:
- a CDS encoding phosphatidate cytidylyltransferase, translating into MAEVNTSAGSPAPTSAPAPAPGPSKGKVFLRRLFSSVMLWTVVITALFSGNKVISDWFFVGIMTLLAVTGLLEFYGMVEKRGLVCFKGWGVFGGVLLMTSTFFYVSGFLGPKDPARPADFESSIIVIFVLGLCVKQFTSKTNTAGILAISTTLFGLMYVPWLLNFVQKINYFPRINDNGHWYVLYFILVTKFSDLGAYVTGSLIGKHKMIPRISPGKTWEGFGGAIVISTGVSVAFAHFAAAKLPGMNLMHAVILGIMLSIAAVIGDLIESLFKRESGVKDSGAFFPGIGGILDLLDSILFNAPLMYLYLRHVLTH
- a CDS encoding 1-deoxy-D-xylulose-5-phosphate reductoisomerase; this encodes MKKVVLLGSTGSIGTSTIKVAEDLPDQFQLVGLAAGNNVELLLEQTRRHKPAAISITDPAKAKELSNLLGTACQVYSGNEGLLKLATMPGADIVLIAIVGTAGLQPALAAIRAGKDIAVASKEILVMAGEIVMNEARKHGVRVLAVDSEHSAIFQCLDDKPANSVRALWLTASGGPFRDKTVWPKEKFAEITLEKALKHPSWVMGRKITIDSATLFNKGLEMIEARWLFDIEMPRVKVVVHPQSIVHSMVEFVDGSIIAQLSTPDMCLPIQYALSYPKRIGSDRVQTNFAKIGTLTFEEPDVERFPAVQLARRAGEVGGTLPAVLNAANEVAVEAFVNRQINFPQITGLVAKVMDAHNVVSHPTLDQILAADAWARQEAARG
- the rseP gene encoding RIP metalloprotease RseP yields the protein MSIAGVLKFLFILFEVIVLFNLVIIVHELGHFLAAKWRGLHVDRFGIWFGKPIWEKKIGGVTYCLGCIPAGGFVSLPQMAPMEAIEGKIEGPKENLPEISPIDKIIVAFAGPLFSLLLAFAFAVIVWGIGRPVSEKETTTIVGFAPKEFPAAQAGIQAGDKILEIDGAPVDRFSGVSKHSIMWRIVSSEGETINVKIQRGEVVTNFVVAPRLPETKSYERKGLRQIGVEPSQTPVVAGLVEHGPALKAGLQINDEIVAVNGVKVYHPAGVAQQLALASNNVSMVTVKRAGAEKTLEVKPAKPINWDEFKIGIEWDATGKMSLIHPNPIEQVKGGIDSMVGTFAALFSPKSDIKPQHLSGPVGIMRIYYLLFESDQGWRLAIWFSVVLNINLAIMNMLPVPVLDGGHITLALINLISRREVSPKILNWVYQGCAVMVIGYIMYVSFYDVQDLKPDKSAPPKEMKFAPEPSSSTNSPK
- the ispG gene encoding (E)-4-hydroxy-3-methylbut-2-enyl-diphosphate synthase codes for the protein MQYCSSPFQFQRRQTREVVVGDPANGGVIIGGKHPVVKQSMLTCDTMNTALCVQQTLELVAVGCQIVRITAPTVKDAANLQNVVAELRAKGCNVPIVADIHFKPDAAMEAVKWVEKIRINPGNYADSKKFAIKEYTDEAYLAELQRIEEKFTPLVLECKRLNRAMRIGTNHGSLSDRIMNRYGDSPLGMVESALEFARICRKNDFHNFVFSMKSSNPKVMIECYRLLVARLAKEGADWNYPIHLGVTEAGEGEDGRIKSAIGIGSLLCDGLGDTIRVSLTEDSPREIAVCNDLVAQIPLLTAKNNTIGHTQFPFDPFHYERRLTPETELNETIKCGGEQTVRVVVTKATWEKVAPKISPKADVKPEAVYEDLNILELDPTQEISSEAINCDTQLVAVKDGVQLPVITAYRLLVAQLKRLGRKNPILLKDCLTFEPVPLHPNIALLRAAVNIGALLADGIGDAILVRGESGAGQSLRLAYNILQAAGCRSFKTDYVACPSCGRTLFNLQTVTARIKARTEHLKGVKIAIMGCIVNGPGEMADADFGYVGGAPNKINLYVGKTPVKFNIPEAEAVERLVDLIREHGKWVEPQLEEAAAN
- a CDS encoding 3-deoxy-7-phosphoheptulonate synthase, with the translated sequence MQPINNLHVQETKRLLSPNALKAQLPLSQKAEQTVVKGREAVRAILRGEDPRLLVILGPCSIHDPSAALDYAARLVKLQQELSDRLCIVMRVYFEKPRTTIGWKGLINDPHLNGTYDIEAGLKVGRKLLLQINELGLPAATEFLDPIVPQYLAELISWAAIGARTTESQTHREMASGLSMPVGFKNGTDGSLQTAIDAMTAARSAHSFLGIDPDGFTSIISTTGNPDGHVVLRGGRVRTNYDAESIAEAVTALNKAKLPPRLMVDCSHANSGKQHAKQEEVWNSVIAQRAEGNQYITGVMVESFLSEGSQALKAPADLKYGVSITDACIDWTTTERILRKGHEGLAKLTAQTAVA
- a CDS encoding HAD hydrolase-like protein, whose translation is MSDPAQVLRDFKPSKEFFVGIDSDGCIFDSMEIKHQECFAPMFIKHFHLQAVSKYARETWAFVNLYSKTRGANRFPALVRALNLLRERPQVNARGVKIADTKALDEWIARETKLGNATLAAEVKNGNRGLDQVKVWSDAVNDTVLDLVHGVPPFPLVRECLAKINAQADAMCISQTPVDALQREWSEHGIEKFVKIIAGQEMGTKTEHIKFAAKDKYAPTKILMIGDAPGDFNAAKKNGALFFPINPGKEEASWERLHNEALDRFFKGTYAGEYETALVKEFDACLPENPAWK